Proteins encoded within one genomic window of Triticum aestivum cultivar Chinese Spring chromosome 2D, IWGSC CS RefSeq v2.1, whole genome shotgun sequence:
- the LOC123054122 gene encoding xyloglucan galactosyltransferase XLT2, whose protein sequence is MAGMYRPEPQNPTARRQRLLSILLGAFFAFQLLLFVAFRSAPPSKLPSTAAATSSSAPEPPSRGTEDSGCGGGLVYVYDLPAIFNEDLLAMCDTLMPMYSVCPYLANDGLGFPAEGTSLSTILPAELLGSWHSSDQFALEHIVHRRLLSHRCRTTDPARAAAFFVPFYAGLAVGRHLWSANATDADRDRDCVALLSWLHAQPYYKRSNGWDHFLALGRITWDFRRSPSGGWGGSFLAMPGVANVTRLVIEREPWDAMDVGIPYPTGFHPRTAADARAWQQHVTSVPRPRLFAFAGAPRSAIKGDFRALLLSDCQAAGAACGALDCAEGKCIKDNALVLELFMGARFCVQPRGDSFTRRSLFDCMVAGAVPVLFWRRTAYLQYHWYLPTEDGQEGEWSVFIDRNELRAGNVTVRGVLAAIPEARVRQMRERVVEMIPRLVYSAADKDGLGGGMKDAMDVMIDGMLRRVAEQRRNWRRT, encoded by the coding sequence ATGGCCGGGATGTACCGTCCCGAGCCGCAGAACCCCACCGCGCGCCGCCAGCGCCTCTTATCAATCCTCCTCGGCGCCTTCTTCGCCTTCCAGCTCCTCCTCTTCGTCGCCTTCCGCTCCGCGCCGCCCTCCAAGCTTCCATCCACCGCTGCCGCAACCTCCTCTTCCGCACCGGAGCCGCCCAGCCGCGGCACCGAGGACTCCGGGTGCGGGGGTGGGCTGGTGTACGTCTACGACCTCCCCGCCATCTTCAACGAGGATCTGCTCGCCATGTGTGATACGCTCATGCCGATGTACTCGGTTTGCCCCTACCTCGCCAACGACGGGCTCGGGTTCCCGGCGGAAGGGACCAGCTTGTCGACGATCCTGCCGGCCGAGCTTCTTGGGTCGTGGCACTCCTCCGACCAGTTCGCGCTCGAGCACATCGTCCACCGCCGCCTGCTCTCGCACCGGTGCCGCACCACCGATCCGGCGCGCGCTGCGGCGTTCTTCGTGCCGTTCTACGCGGGGCTGGCCGTCGGGCGCCACCTGTGGTCCGCGAACGCCACCGACGCCGACCGGGACAGGGACTGCGTCGCTCTGCTTTCGTGGCTCCACGCGCAGCCGTACTACAAGCGGTCCAATGGCTGGGACCACTTCCTCGCGCTGGGCCGCATTACCTGGGACTTCCGCCGCAGTCCGAGCGGCGGGTGGGGCGGCAGCTTCCTCGCCATGCCCGGGGTCGCCAACGTCACCCGCCTCGTCATCGAGCGCGAGCCATGGGACGCCATGGACGTCGGCATACCGTACCCGACCGGATTCCACCCGCGCACCGCGGCCGACGCGCGCGCGTGGCAGCAGCACGTCACGTCAGTCCCGCGCCCCAGGCTGTTCGCCTTCGCCGGCGCGCCGCGGTCGGCCATCAAGGGCGACTTCCGCGCGTTGCTGCTCAGCGATTGCCAGGCCGCGGGGGCCGCGTGCGGCGCGCTGGACTGCGCCGAGGGCAAGTGCATCAAGGACAACGCGCTCGTCCTGGAGCTGTTCATGGGCGCGCGGTTCTGCGTGCAGCCGCGCGGGGACAGCTTCACGCGCCGCTCGCTGTTCGACTGCATGGTGGCCGGGGCCGTGCCGGTGCTGTTCTGGCGGCGGACCGCGTACCTTCAGTACCACTGGTATCTGCCGACTGAAGACGGCCAAGAAGGGGAGTGGTCTGTCTTCATTGATCGCAACGAGCTGCGCGCCGGCAACGTGACCGTGCGCGGCGTGCTGGCGGCCATCCCAGAGGCACGGGTACGGCAGATGAGGGAGCGCGTGGTGGAGATGATACCGCGGTTGGTTTACTCCGCCGCGGACAAGGATGGGCTCGGCGGCGGCATGAAGGACGCCATGGACGTCATGATCGACGGCATGCTGCGGCGGGTCGCTGAGCAGCGGCGGAATTGGAGGAGGACGTGA